The Microtus ochrogaster isolate Prairie Vole_2 chromosome 10, MicOch1.0, whole genome shotgun sequence genome contains the following window.
atgaccatctgtagctccagttccaggggatctaacaccttcttctggcctcttgggTACCACACATATaaatgatgcacatacatacatgcagacaaaatacccatacacataaagtaaaataattaaaaataaagaaaaatcatactTATTGATAGAGGACATGAAGGAAAATGTAGCTCtcagtatgtgtatatatctatatttctctctctatgtGCATGTCTTCTATGcaagtatatatgcatacatatatacatacataatacacacacatacatagagctTGAGGAAGGTTTTGCAGGGAAGATATCAAAGTGGAATCTTGGGAGTTCTAAAGACACTGATGAGGGTCTGGCTGTCCTGTCAGTAACAACAGGGAGGTTTTAAGGGAGATTAGCTGCAGCTGAAGGCTGTGTTCAATTGACTACTCCAAGATTTTCATGCCCATGACAGTCAACAGGGGTCATCAAGAGGCCGTAGTGAGTCTGGTCCTAGTAGCCTGTCTTCACCTTCCCCGAACACCTTTGAGTCTAATTCCCCAAATCTTGAGTTTTCATTTGCTGGTTCCACTCGTATAATTGGTCCCTTTTCTGCTTTAAACCCAAAACAGTTCTTGCCTTATTTGAACTTGATTCCAACCTTAGAGCCTCACACACCTTGGCCTAACCCTTGGCACCCAAATCTGCTCTCTGGGCAATTTGCTTAACCCACACCTGAATGGCACAACCGAGACCCGGTTTTCACTCGAGATCTCTAGGAACACCTGGAGCAGCAAGCCGCACCCCACAATGCCCCAAACCTGCCACTGTGGCTGTATTTAGAATAGCATATTTCTCAATTTCCCACCACATGCTAACTGCGACAGTGGTCCTGTCCTAGCCCGGAAGAGCTGAAGACTCTCATTCTGCCTCAGCCAGCAGCTGGTCCAGCTGTGATTACCTCTCTACCCATCGTTCCCACCCCACTCTCGACCTGTCTCAGTCCCAACCCAGATCTGTCGCAAGTCCATACGATATTGATGCCCAAGggccccgccccctgccccgcccctcGTTCCAACCACGCCCCTCTTGCTTTAAGTCGGCCGGGGCCCTTGCCCCTTAGGGAAGCCTGACCCCACCCACGCCCCCGCCTGCCCGCCACGCACCTGCAACTCCTCGAAGGCGTCGTCGATGCCGGTGACCTGGTGCTGCTCGTGTAGCGCGGGCTcgtcacagaagaagcagagcagCGCGCGGTCCGTGAGGCAGAAGAGCTTGACCTTGTCGTGCGCCTGGCAGGGTCGCGCGGCGCGGCGCGCGTTGAGGATGGCGTCCAGCGGGAAGGCGCTGTAGCGCTCCACGATGTTGGCCAGCTTGAGACTGGGCGCGAGCGCGGGCTCGGCGAACGTGCGCCGGCACTCAGGGCAGTCGCGGGCGCCCTGTGCCTCCTGCCGCACCCAGTGTTCGGTGATGCAGCGGCGGCAGAAGTAGTGCTCGCAGCCCAGGCTCACCGGGTCCTGGTAGATGCTCAGGCAGATGGAGCACAGCAGCTCGTCCTTCAGGCTGCACGCCATGGCGCCGGGGGCGGTGCGGAGCGGAGCCCGGGAGGCCAGCAACCGGCGCGGCGCAATCGGGGGCGGCACCCGGGGGCCAGGCCCACGGGGGCACGGGCGACAGGCGCCGGGGAGCGCTGTCTGCGACGCGGGGGACACGGTGGCTCGGTGCCGAGTGGGGGCCACCCGGGATGCGAGCCCCGGAGCTCGGTTTCGAGGTACTTGGTGGCCACCAGCGATGGGCGCTGGAGGAGAGAGGCCGAGGGCGTCCCAAGGAAGGGGCTCCAAGCGAGGAGGATCTAGAGGACCAGACAGTCCCAAGGGATAGAGGCTGCGAGGAGGAGATCCCGAAGGGGGGCGGAGGCCACAGTGGGGCTGGAATCCTGGGACCCGGACAGCTTTGGGAGGGGGGCGAGCTGGGGATGGGGAATTCTGCGGGACAGAGCAGCCAGACCCAGCCGCACCGCGGCTTTGCCCGGCAGAGCAGAGGAGGGGTGCCGGCCCACTCAGCTGCCCGACCCTGGCCGCAGATCCCGGCCCCGCGCGGCCCCTTACCCGCACCAGCTCAGCGGCCACCGCTTCGGTCCAGCGCAGCCTCTCAACCCGGAACCAGCCGAGCCGAGCTGCAAGGCGCCCCGGCTCCCTCTCCGCCCCCGCGGGCGGGACCCGAGCCGCTCCGCCCCCGCggcgggcgggggaggggcggggcctccAAGCTCCAGATCCCGCCTGGCCTTCCCTGTGTTTCTGACCCCAAGGGACGTGAAAACcagcgttttttttttctttccgggTCTGCACAGCTGTCAGGTTTGCTTAGGGTTCTGGCAGCAGGGGGCGAGAGGACAGCTAATGCAGAAAAAGTGAGCAGATAGCGCCTAAGCAGGGACCATTTCAATGGACGATCAATTTTTGGATGATCAAGATTTGAGGAAAATAATACTGAGTATTAAGACAAGACGATGCTGTGTAGTCTGCATTATAACGTAAGGTTTGCATAGATTGTAGGTATAAAATTGGAGACTTGCCCTGTTGGCTTAGGCTAAGTTCAAAGCTGCCACACACCCTCGGGTCtatttcctctttgctttcttagGAACGCTTTTAGTAGAAGATTGTGGAGAGAATTCTGGCTAATGTATGGCCTCAAGGGTTCTTGCCATTCATCAGATGTTTCTGCATtgctgcatttgtgtgtgtgtgtgtgtgtgtgtgtgtaggtggagtagaagagaaggaaaaggtatAGTGGGAGGTGTCTTTTGTGCCAGAAAGAGAGGAGGTAAGGGATTTCTAAgcaggtgtgtatatgtgtgtgtgtgggggggggaacaatggagggagggagagagagagagagagaaaacagcagcATGGAAGGGAAGCACACAGGGATATGCATGTTGTCCTGTATTATTGGGGTGGGATGAGGAAGAGGTTTGGGTAGGTGAAAAGTATGGGGGTCTTTGAAGAATTACTTGAAGGCGTTGGACTTTCAAGCAGGGAAACTTGTCTTGGTTTGGGTTTCTTGAAGTGTTGGATGCTCATGCATCATCAGGACAGTGACGGCAAGGACCCCCCTCCCCACGCATGCAATGCTGGGCACACACAAAACTGTACAGGTGAGCAACGGCTGGCTGCCAAGGCttgcaggaggaaggaaaggcgGGGCCCCAGGAAGCTGGTGGTTGTCCTAGTGCCTGAAAGAGGTCAGCTTTGAGTTTGGCCGCTGACTGTGGGTCAGGAGGTCATCAGATTGAAAATATAGACGCTAGAAAAGCTAGTGGTGgataaaagggggggggtgatGGAGAGGAAGCATTGAGAGCATATTGCATGACTTCTCCTGTGGAGACATGAACAAAGGTTTATTCACCCCAGACCCAAGGGCACCAGAGGCAGAGTGAGCCAGTGAGTTTACTGGGATTAGCTAAAGGGCCAGGGGTGACTCAAAGGATCTCACCCCAGTATGAGTGACAGCTCATGAAAGTTGCATCCTTAGGGATCCCCTGCACAGCTTCCAGGTAGTTCATCTTGCCTGAGAGTCCCTTCTCCTCGTCAACTGCTTTAAGGCTTGTGTACCCTTGGGGAGGGGCTTAGTGGACAGTATAACTGTGCTCTTGAGCCTGGGAGTTTTGTTTATTCTTGGGGTCTTGTGAGCTTCTCTCCTTGGAAGGAGTATTCCATGCAGAGGAAATAACTAACCAGCAGGGTGGCTCCCCTGTGCCCGCCTCTTCCACAAGTGTTTTCAGCACAGTTAAACTTCACTGAAGTACAGtttagaaaagaaatgtttaattctGTTGGTGTATCCTCCACCACCCTCTCTCGACTCCTGTTGCACGCCATGAGAGACAGGTTGGTGGCTCACGGGACAGCTTTTCCTTGCCCTCAGAGCCTGGATTCCATTCACGTGACTCTTTATCCAATATGATCGCAGGAAGGCAGACTTCAGCCCAGTTCCAGGAGGGAGTTGTATTTGATCCAAATCATGATGGTTGCATCCATATTTCAGTGATGGATTGGTCGTGGCTGACTTGGAGAGAAATCCGAGAAAGACTAAGGATAGGGAAGACTTCTGGAAGTAGTCTCTTCATGCTCTGGCTTTAGAGTAGTCATACCGTGCCTAGATGGAGCATGCAGCCGGAGCCTGAGGGAGAGCGAAGGGTCCACAGGGCCCAAGGGGAAGGGGAGCTGCTGCTTTGATGCAGAGAGAGCCTGGACTTTTCGATATGTACGATGACCCATCTTATTGGCTAAGCAAGTTTCACAGTGGCAGACTGCCACTTGGCAATCTAAAGAATCCTGACTGGTACCTTGTCATAtattccctccccccacaccaaACAGAGCAGAGTCTAAATTATtgaagaaatgggagaaaaatgaaagaaaaaaaaaggcttgatGGTGTATAAAACAGGCTATGTTCTTCACTGTGTATTTACTGATATATGCGGACCTTTTACTAGGGTGCAAGATATACCATGCATTTTACAGACTTGATGGAAAAACGAAAAGGTATTCTTACACTTACACAGTGCATTATTGAGTGCGAGTTTCAAAACAGTCTTTCCAGTGTAAGAAGAAACAGACCTTAAGGCAATGAGCTTTTGCTCATCTCTGTGCTGTGCCTCCTTGAGTTGGACGGCTTATATGCCAGGAACTTGGCTTCAGTAATCCTCCAAAGGGCTAACAGAGCAAAGATATGGAAGGAACCTGGGATCCTGAATGACTGTGTAGACTGGGACCACCCACCTACATGGTGTAAGCTAAGACAAAGATCCTGACTATAGTGTAGGCCACTTGTTTCTAAGAAATAACACCAAGATTTTTCGGAGGGGAAGGGGGGGCTTTCCAAAAGAAACTATTGTGTGAAAAGAAAACAacgaagaaaaaaacccacaaatatatGCAGACACTTAAACGTGGGCACATGTGGACTTATGCGTACACACGGACTTGAATTTCAACCCAGTGTTCTGCAGAACCACATACCAATTCTACGCTTGTTCCACCAAGGGTTGGAACTGTGAGAGACTTTAACTTTTACACTACATAGCTCTAGTTTCTTTATGCttggaaaaataaagatttaactGAGCCTTGTTATTGGTGGATTTCACATTTGCAAATTCACCGACTCTTAAAATCAGGCCTGAAAACCCATGATCGAGGAACAAACTGCAGAGCAAAGCtagttgagaaaaaaatcattggtaCTAAACATGACTACGCCTTTTAAATTGTAATTTCCCCTTAGCAATACAGTCTAAAACTGCACAGCGTTGTCATATGTCGGACACTACAAGCAATCTAGAGATGCTTTAAGTCTATGGGTAGGCGTGTATAGCTTAGATACAATACAATGACATCATGTAAGGATTTGAGCACCCGTGGATTTTGCTTAATGCGAGAGTCCTGAAGAGTCCCCGAAGATCTTGAAGGATggctgaatattttaaataaaatgtctttgaacAGAAACATGCATGCGATGCAGTTATATTGATAGATGGCTGAAAATGCGCCCAGCGACTTGCAGGAACCCAGCCCTGTGTTTCCTCTCAGGGCAATGACTCAGGATCTGTAAAGTCAGCTCTCACAGTGACTTTATAGACAGTAACTACTGCAAATAGTCGGAGGCGACTGTATTTAAAGCAGTTATGTGTAACAGCATCTACCAAGGCAAGGTACCAACACCCACGTCCCTCTAGGTAATGCTGGCTCAGGCCATTGGCAGGGGAAGAGGAGGGCATCAGTCTGAGTGACCCTCTTGGGTCAGGCACTGAGCTAGGTGCTTCTGGCCATTATTTATGAAAATCTCATAGCAGTCCCGTGGAGTTGACATTTTTATCTGCAATTGCAGAGCTGGCAACTGCTCAGGGCTGCAGAGTGGCCAGTGTGAAACCAAATCCGGTAGGCGACAGAAGCTTCCTCACAGCCAGCTGCTGTTCGCTGTCAGGTCTGGCTCCCTAGCCATTCA
Protein-coding sequences here:
- the LOC101998776 gene encoding putative uncharacterized protein encoded by MAPKAPK5-AS1, with the protein product MAPGAVRSGAREASNRRGAIGGGTRGPGPRGHGRQAPGSAVCDAGDTVARCRVGATRDASPGARFRDPGPARPLTRTSSAATASVQRSLSTRNQPSRAARRPGSLSAPAGGTRAAPPPRRAGEGRGLQAPDPAWPSLCF